Within Desulfovibrio legallii, the genomic segment CGGCTATGCCGAAGCCATGGGCCGCTACGACGTGCTGAAGCGCGGCACGGATATTGTGCGCGGCAGCACCGAGCGTCAGGGCTGGCTGGCCAAGGCCCTGGTGGAATACAAGATGGATTGGGCCACCCCCGGCATCTTCGGCTGGTACGCCAGCGGCGACGACGGCAATGTGAAGAACGGCTCCGAGCGCATGCCTTCCATCGCGGGCGCGGGCAACTTCACCTCCTTCGTGGGCGACGGCAACCTGGCTTGGGGCGCGGGCCCCGGCAATACCTGCGACTGGAGCATGAGCTACGCTGGCACCTGGGGCATCGGCGGGCAGCTGGCCGACATGAGCTTTGTGGAAAACCTCAAGCACACCTTCCGCGTGGCCTACTGGGGCGGCACCAACGCCCCCTCCATGGTCAAATATATGGAAAGCGCCTACGCCTGGCAGGAAGGTTTCGGCGGCGACGGCCCCTACCTGACCACCAACGACGGTCTGCTGGAATTCAACCTGGTCAACCAGTGGCAGATCTACGAAAACCTGGAAGCCAACCTGGAACTGGGGTATGTGGTCAACATGATCGACAGGGACACCTGGAAAAAGGACGGCTACAACGGCGGCCAGGGCAACGGCTCCTTCTCTAAGGAAGACGCCTGGAAGGCCCAGTTGGTCTTTGCCTACACCTTCTGATCCCGCATAAAGCCCACACCGCGCGCGTTCCCTTCCCGCGCGCTTACAACCGCCGCTTCTTCGGAAGCGGCGGTTTTTTGCACCACCCTGCCAGGGCATGTGGAAGAGGTCACCCACCTCTGCGCCAGCACCTCCACCAACTTGGAGGAATCGGTCCGGGCCGTGCAGCAGCTGGCGGAAATGGCCGGCAACCTCCACAATATCGTGCAGCAGCTCAAGCCGTAGCCCGTCTCCGGCGGAGCACAAAAAAGGGGGCCTTTCGGCCCCCTTTGTCATGCCGCGCGGGCCCCTCAGGCCAGGGGGCGCAGCGAAGTGGCGTAGATGCGGGCCACGCGCTCTCTGGAGGCCTTGACGGGCGCTACGGAAAGCAGCAGCCCCAGCGAGGGGGTTTGTTCCACCAGATCGCAGAAGCGGGGCACGTCCGCTTCCTGCACGCCTATGTCCTCCAGCTTCTGGGGCACGCCCACTTCGGCGAGCCAAGCTTCCACCGCGCGGGCGGCCTCGCGGGCCTCGGCGGGCACGCCTTTGAGGTTGGGGGCCAGCGGCTGCAGAATGTGGGCCAGCAGGCCGGGCCGGGCCGGATAGCACTCCTGGATTACGGCGGGCAGCAGCACGGCCAGGCCCAGGCCGTGGGCCAGCTGCGGGCAGACGGCGCTCAGCGGGTGTTCCAGCGCGTGGGTGAAGTGCAGAAGCCCGTTGTCAAAGGCCACGCCCGCCTGCAGGGCGGCAAAGCACAGCTCATAGCGCGCCCTGAGGTTGGCCGGATCTGCCAGGGCCTTGGGCAGCCAGGCATGGACCAGGCGGATGGTTTCCCGCGCCAGAAGGACGGCCAGGGGGTTTGAAACCGTGCTGGTGGCCGCCTCTATCACATGGTTGACGGCGTCGATGGAGACATAGCGGGTCTGGTCCGGGGCCAGGGCCGCCATGAGGGCCGGATCGTCAATGGCGTAGCGCGGATAGATGCAGTCATAGGCAATGGCGGGCTTATAGTTGAGCTTGGTTACCGTGGCCACGGCAAAGCGGTTGACCTCACTGCCCGTGCCGTGGGTCAGGTTAACGGCGACAATGGGCAGGGCCTTTTCAGGCGTAAAGCGGAAACAGTAAAGCTCCTCGGCGGTTTTATCCGGATAGGCCAGCATGATGGCGGCGCTCTTGGCGCAGTCTATGGGGCTGCCGCCGCCGATGGCCAGCACGGCCCCCACGCCCCGGGCGCGGCCCAGGGCCGCGGCCTCGTCCACGCTGTCGGTCGTGGGGTTGGGCGTCACCTTGTTGTACAGGGCCAGCGTCATGCCTTGGCGGGCGGCGGCCGCCTCCAGCTTGTCCCAGGCCCCCGTGGCCTTATAGGCGTGCCCGCCCGTGACGCAGAGCAACGCGCTGACGCCCTCCCGGCGGAGTTGAGCCAGGATGTCGTCCAGCTTGTCAATGGCCCCCACGCCCAGATATGCCGTCGTCTTGACGCGCAGCTCCCGTACCGCATTATAGTCGCAGGCTTCGTCCCACATGGTTGCCTCCTTTCGGGCATTGGCGCACCGGATGTGCCGCACCGCGCGGCTTGAGTATCCGATGAATTGATATTTTTTTCACAAGTAAAAAATACGCCTGCCGTAAAGGAGAGTAAAGGGGCGCGGTGGCGGCAAATGCGGCCGGAAGGGATGCTTTTTCTAAAAAATAAATTAAATTCAATAGATTGCTGTATAAATCAATTTGTTAAAAAAATTACAAGCCGACGCAGTGCAGAACTGCGCCGGGCGGCCTGGCGGCATTGCAGGCTTGTGCCCTGCCTTGAGCGCCGCGCGAGCAAGCGCCGTACGGCTTGCAGGCAAGGCCACAGTGCGCGGTTCTGCACTGCGCCTTTGAGGATGGGACTTCCCAAGGCTGCGGGCACTGGAAGTGGGCGGCAGGCCGTAAGGCCCGATATGCAGCGGACAGCAGGGGCGCAGGGCGCGCCGCTCAGCGGCGGGAGCCCAGAATGCCGCCCATGAGGCCGCGCAGGATTTTTCTGCCGATTTCCCGCCCGATGGTGGTGGAGATGGTGCGGGCCATGCGCAGGGAAAGATCGCTCACCACGTCGCCCAGGTCGGGGTTTTCTTTGGCCTCGCGCCGGGCCCGGCGTTCCGCTTCGCGCTGTTGTTTTTCGTCTTCCCTGGCCTGGCGGGCCGTTTCCTTGGCTTCCTGCGCCTGCTTTGCGGTTGCGTCCCGCTGCCGGAAGTGGGCTTCCAGCCGTTCGTAGGCCGATTCCCGATCCAGGGGGGCGTCGTAGCGCCCGGCCAGGCGCGAAGCCCGCAGCACGGCTTCCCGTTCCGCATCCGTAACAGGGCCAACCCGGCTTTCCGGCGGCAGGATGAGGGCTCGTTCCGTCACGCCGGGTTTGCCCTTGGCGTCCAGAAACGAGACCAGGGCTTCGCCCGTGCCCAGCTGGGGGATGACCGTTTCGGGGTCCAGGGCCGGGTTTTCCCGGAAGCTCCGGGCCGCGGCGCGCAAGACCTTCTGTTCCTGCGGGGTATAGGCGCGCAGGGCGTGCTGCACCCGGTTGCCCAGCTGGGCCAGCACTTCGCCCGGCACGTCCAGGGGGTTCTGGGTGCTGCAGTATACGCCCACGCCTTTGGAGCGGATGAGCCGCACCACCTGCGCCATCTTGTCCAGCAGCGCCTGGGGGGCGTCGTCAAACAGCAGGTGGGCTTCGTCAAACAGCAGAACCAGGCGCGGCCGTTCCGTATCGCCCACTTCGGGCAGTTGCTCAAAGAGCTCCGAAAGCAGCCAGAGCAGCACGGCGGCGTAGAGGCGCGGCCGCTGCATGAGTTCCCGCGCGTCCAGAATGTGGATTGTGCCGCGCCCCTGCAGATCCTGGAGCAGCAAATCTTCCAGGCGCAGGGAGGGCTCGCCGAAGAATTTGTCCCCGCCTTCCTCTTCCAGACGCAGCAGGCCGCGCTGGATGGCCCCGATGCTGGCCGCGCTCACGTTGCCGTAAACGTTGCGGAAGGAGGCGGCGTTTTCGCCCGCGTAGGCCACCATGCTGCGGAGGTCTTTGAAGTCCAGGAGCAGCAGGCCCTGGTCGTCGGCCATGCGGAAGATCAGGTGCAGGATGTCGGTCTGCACGGCGTTGCAGTCCAGCAGGCGGCTCAGCAACAGGGGGCCCATGGCGCTCACCGTGGCGCGCAGGGGGTGGCCGCGCTGCCCGGTCACATCCCAGAAGCAGACGGGGTAGGCCTGGTTGACGTAGCCTTTGTCCCGCAGGTGCAGATCCGCCACGCGCGCG encodes:
- a CDS encoding iron-containing alcohol dehydrogenase yields the protein MWDEACDYNAVRELRVKTTAYLGVGAIDKLDDILAQLRREGVSALLCVTGGHAYKATGAWDKLEAAAARQGMTLALYNKVTPNPTTDSVDEAAALGRARGVGAVLAIGGGSPIDCAKSAAIMLAYPDKTAEELYCFRFTPEKALPIVAVNLTHGTGSEVNRFAVATVTKLNYKPAIAYDCIYPRYAIDDPALMAALAPDQTRYVSIDAVNHVIEAATSTVSNPLAVLLARETIRLVHAWLPKALADPANLRARYELCFAALQAGVAFDNGLLHFTHALEHPLSAVCPQLAHGLGLAVLLPAVIQECYPARPGLLAHILQPLAPNLKGVPAEAREAARAVEAWLAEVGVPQKLEDIGVQEADVPRFCDLVEQTPSLGLLLSVAPVKASRERVARIYATSLRPLA
- a CDS encoding helicase HerA-like domain-containing protein, whose translation is MLTSDKKMCLALAAGREICLTPAMGNRHGLVTGATGTGKTVTLQTLAENFSLLGTPVFMTDVKGDLGGLSQAGQPKGGIAARVADLHLRDKGYVNQAYPVCFWDVTGQRGHPLRATVSAMGPLLLSRLLDCNAVQTDILHLIFRMADDQGLLLLDFKDLRSMVAYAGENAASFRNVYGNVSAASIGAIQRGLLRLEEEGGDKFFGEPSLRLEDLLLQDLQGRGTIHILDARELMQRPRLYAAVLLWLLSELFEQLPEVGDTERPRLVLLFDEAHLLFDDAPQALLDKMAQVVRLIRSKGVGVYCSTQNPLDVPGEVLAQLGNRVQHALRAYTPQEQKVLRAAARSFRENPALDPETVIPQLGTGEALVSFLDAKGKPGVTERALILPPESRVGPVTDAEREAVLRASRLAGRYDAPLDRESAYERLEAHFRQRDATAKQAQEAKETARQAREDEKQQREAERRARREAKENPDLGDVVSDLSLRMARTISTTIGREIGRKILRGLMGGILGSRR